From the Streptomyces sp. KMM 9044 genome, one window contains:
- a CDS encoding LLM class flavin-dependent oxidoreductase codes for MAADDTAGAGIRGVTHGSAPVPLSVLDLATVGAGHTASDALRTGVELARLAEKRGFHRYWVAEHHSMPGVASSSPAVILAHLAAYTERIRLGSGGVMLPHHAPLVIAEQFGTLEAMAPGRIDLGLGRAPGTDGATAAALRRTALPQALGSARAGGTPSHSGTDDFPQQLDELTRFLDDDFPDGHPYHRIHAVPGPVQATSPGGVQSPHRPPVWLLGSSGFSARLAGLLGLPFAFAHHFSAQNTIPALDLYRESFRPSGLLGEPYALIGVSALATEDEQEARRQVLAAALSMVRLRTGRPGLVPTPQEAQAHPFSPMEQEFVDSWNANVVHGTPDEVGAGLDDLQKRTGADELMITTSAHSGDIRLRSYELIADAYGLPTTGSPTTSA; via the coding sequence GTGGCCGCAGACGACACCGCAGGCGCCGGTATACGAGGCGTCACGCACGGCTCGGCGCCCGTTCCGCTGTCCGTGCTGGACCTGGCCACGGTCGGCGCCGGGCACACCGCCTCCGACGCGCTGCGCACCGGCGTGGAGCTCGCCCGGCTCGCCGAGAAGCGAGGCTTCCACCGTTACTGGGTCGCCGAGCACCACTCCATGCCGGGTGTGGCGTCCTCGTCCCCGGCCGTGATCCTGGCCCACCTCGCCGCGTACACCGAGCGGATCCGGCTCGGCTCGGGCGGAGTGATGCTGCCCCACCACGCCCCGCTCGTCATCGCCGAGCAGTTCGGCACACTGGAGGCCATGGCCCCCGGCCGGATCGACCTCGGCCTCGGCCGCGCCCCCGGCACCGACGGCGCCACCGCCGCCGCCCTGCGCCGCACCGCCCTCCCCCAAGCTCTCGGCTCCGCTCGAGCAGGGGGGACCCCCAGTCACTCGGGCACCGACGACTTCCCCCAGCAGCTCGACGAGCTGACCCGCTTCCTGGACGACGACTTCCCCGACGGCCACCCCTACCACCGGATCCACGCCGTCCCCGGTCCGGTTCAGGCGACCTCGCCCGGCGGGGTGCAGTCGCCGCACCGCCCGCCCGTCTGGCTGCTCGGCTCCTCCGGATTCAGCGCCCGGCTGGCCGGCCTGCTCGGCCTGCCCTTCGCCTTCGCCCACCACTTCTCGGCGCAGAACACGATCCCCGCGCTGGACCTCTACCGCGAGTCGTTCCGCCCGAGCGGCCTCCTCGGCGAGCCCTACGCCCTGATCGGCGTCTCCGCGCTCGCGACCGAGGACGAGCAGGAGGCCCGGCGCCAGGTCCTGGCCGCCGCGCTCAGCATGGTCCGGCTGCGCACCGGCCGCCCCGGCCTGGTCCCCACCCCGCAGGAGGCACAGGCGCACCCGTTCTCACCGATGGAGCAGGAGTTCGTCGACTCGTGGAACGCCAACGTCGTCCACGGCACCCCGGACGAGGTCGGCGCGGGCCTGGACGACCTGCAGAAGCGCACCGGCGCCGACGAGCTGATGATCACCACCAGCGCGCACAGCGGTGACATACGCCTGCGGTCCTATGAACTCATCGCGGACGCCTACGGGTTGCCGACGACCGGATCGCCGACGACGTCCGCCTGA
- a CDS encoding putative bifunctional diguanylate cyclase/phosphodiesterase, protein MSGTSEGPTPTADPNRPVVTESEITAPPRTGCADLPPPPSYRSVFAAAPLAMAVVGRDGRVISANGTLAALLGRPPGTLTGAVAADLVDLSSDARARHAYRDLLSGGQGRLRCTRRLKHPEGHSLWVQVSVAPLPPDEGAAPREHGAHGTRDGHGAPGVLLSVADVSARHELQSQLRHLQMHDPVTRLPNRTLFFERLTAALEAEPYEENGTGRIGLCSLDLDGFKAINDALGHRVGDRLLAAVAERLTLCAEDAGRSRGCTPLVARLGGDEFALLVEDSTGTEQLAELAESVLGTIQDPFDVAGHRLSVSASIGVVERHAAGTTPTGLMQAADTTLYWAKADGKSRWTLFDPERNAHRMTRQALASTLRPAVDRGEFALEYQPLVGMEDDRVHGVEALVRWNHPQFGTLTPNRFISIAEEDGSIVKLGRWVLRTACRQARSWQTEHPDEPPIFVSVNVAVRQVWDSDLVADVAETLKETGLAPQLLQLELTESAVMGSSGRPLQALTALSDMGVRIAIDDFGTGYSNLAYLSRLPVSVLKLDGAFVRGFQYEDRAAAPSPADEAIVEAMVQLAHRLGLTVTAECVETSAQATRLRRIGCDTGQGWLYSRPVPPDRISELLGTPEVQADVVGDPVVGNP, encoded by the coding sequence GTGAGCGGAACGTCCGAAGGGCCGACACCCACAGCGGATCCCAACCGACCGGTCGTCACGGAGAGTGAGATCACCGCCCCACCCCGTACCGGATGTGCCGACCTCCCCCCGCCCCCGTCGTACCGCTCCGTCTTCGCGGCCGCTCCGCTCGCCATGGCCGTGGTGGGCCGTGACGGCAGGGTCATCAGCGCCAACGGCACGCTCGCCGCCCTGCTGGGCCGCCCCCCGGGCACCCTGACCGGTGCGGTCGCCGCCGACCTGGTGGACCTCTCCTCCGACGCCCGCGCCCGGCACGCCTACCGCGACCTGCTGAGCGGGGGGCAGGGCCGGCTGCGCTGCACCCGCCGGCTCAAGCACCCCGAGGGACACTCGCTGTGGGTGCAGGTGTCAGTCGCCCCGCTCCCCCCGGACGAGGGCGCCGCCCCCCGTGAACACGGCGCACACGGCACGCGCGACGGACACGGCGCCCCCGGCGTGCTGCTGTCGGTCGCCGACGTCAGCGCCCGTCACGAACTCCAGTCCCAGCTCAGGCACTTGCAGATGCACGACCCGGTGACCCGGCTGCCCAACCGCACCCTGTTCTTCGAACGGCTGACGGCCGCCCTGGAGGCGGAGCCGTACGAGGAGAACGGCACGGGCCGGATCGGGCTGTGCTCCCTGGACCTCGACGGTTTCAAGGCCATCAACGACGCCCTGGGCCACCGTGTCGGCGACCGGCTGCTGGCCGCCGTCGCCGAACGGCTGACGCTGTGCGCCGAGGACGCGGGCCGGTCCAGGGGCTGCACCCCGCTGGTGGCCCGGCTCGGCGGGGACGAGTTCGCGCTGCTGGTCGAGGACTCCACGGGCACCGAACAGCTCGCCGAGCTCGCCGAGTCGGTGCTCGGCACGATCCAGGACCCGTTCGACGTGGCCGGGCATCGGCTGTCGGTGTCGGCGTCCATCGGCGTGGTCGAACGGCACGCGGCCGGGACCACGCCCACCGGGCTGATGCAGGCCGCCGACACGACCCTGTACTGGGCGAAGGCCGACGGCAAGTCCCGCTGGACGCTGTTCGACCCGGAGCGCAACGCGCACCGTATGACCCGTCAGGCCCTCGCCTCCACGCTGCGTCCCGCCGTCGACCGGGGCGAGTTCGCGCTGGAGTACCAGCCGCTGGTCGGCATGGAGGACGACCGGGTGCACGGGGTGGAGGCCCTGGTCCGCTGGAACCATCCGCAGTTCGGCACGCTGACGCCGAACCGGTTCATCTCCATCGCCGAGGAGGACGGCTCGATCGTCAAGCTCGGCCGCTGGGTGCTGCGCACCGCCTGCAGGCAGGCCCGCAGCTGGCAGACCGAGCATCCCGACGAGCCGCCGATCTTCGTCAGCGTGAACGTCGCGGTCCGTCAGGTCTGGGACTCCGACCTGGTGGCGGACGTCGCCGAGACCCTCAAGGAGACAGGCCTGGCGCCGCAGCTGCTCCAGCTGGAGCTGACCGAGTCCGCGGTGATGGGCTCCTCGGGCCGGCCGCTGCAGGCGCTGACCGCCCTCAGCGACATGGGCGTACGCATCGCCATCGACGACTTCGGCACCGGCTACTCGAACCTGGCCTACCTCAGCCGGCTCCCGGTGTCGGTGCTGAAACTGGACGGCGCCTTCGTCCGCGGCTTCCAGTACGAGGACCGGGCGGCGGCGCCCAGCCCGGCGGACGAGGCCATCGTCGAGGCGATGGTGCAGCTCGCCCACCGGCTGGGGCTGACGGTCACCGCGGAGTGCGTGGAGACCTCGGCGCAGGCCACCCGGCTGCGCCGGATCGGGTGCGACACCGGTCAGGGCTGGCTGTACTCCCGTCCGGTCCCGCCGGACCGCATCTCCGAACTGCTGGGCACCCCGGAGGTTCAGGCGGACGTCGTCGGCGATCCGGTCGTCGGCAACCCGTAG
- a CDS encoding M6 family metalloprotease domain-containing protein: protein MPRQLPPRGLGREALRGLGRLRVRPGVTERLRAGLQRPGRPGFWPGPWSGGPSARPRLRSTAAVCTTMSALAATSVMSAPSDAEPFSAAPCALIRTDAHHSEGLDTWNAAYPRPAGRLDAVMVFLSFPDSHPLTTPEELTADHFPATSDFFHRASYGSFSLRPHALRDWIRMPRPSTAYAVQRDWTTRHRSAYLRDALAAADPRVDFSRYDVVYFVADPDAPGVDSDATKVVNLDTPLQADGTDIRRVVTVFEEHPPDRLVLAHETGHVFDLPDLYHRPVDGKGDWDTHVGDWDLMGSQFALAPDLFGWHKWKLGWLEPRQVRCVQGTGPVRLTLEPLAVGPGVPTTGAAGAPAFGLGRGTKLALVRTGPDTVLAFEVRAPVGDDAEACRSGVLVYRVHGTTRSGEGPVQVIDAHPHTEACWRDSVYPALADAPVALGESFTVPGDGVRVEVEGRTASGAWTVQIGVGRGDGGGADA from the coding sequence GTGCCGCGTCAGCTCCCCCCGAGAGGGCTCGGTCGTGAGGCTCTGAGGGGGTTGGGCCGTCTGAGGGTCCGTCCGGGAGTGACGGAGCGGCTGAGGGCGGGGCTGCAGAGGCCGGGCCGGCCGGGATTCTGGCCGGGGCCGTGGTCCGGCGGGCCGTCGGCGCGCCCCCGGCTGCGCAGCACGGCGGCCGTGTGCACCACCATGTCGGCGCTCGCCGCGACCTCCGTGATGAGCGCCCCCTCCGACGCCGAGCCGTTCTCCGCGGCGCCGTGCGCCCTGATCCGCACCGACGCGCACCACTCGGAGGGCCTCGACACCTGGAACGCCGCCTACCCCCGGCCGGCCGGCCGGCTGGACGCGGTCATGGTCTTCCTGTCCTTCCCGGACTCGCACCCGCTGACCACCCCCGAGGAACTGACCGCCGACCACTTCCCCGCCACCAGCGACTTCTTCCACCGGGCCTCCTACGGCAGTTTCTCCCTGCGCCCGCACGCCCTGCGCGACTGGATCCGTATGCCCCGCCCGTCCACCGCGTACGCCGTACAGCGCGACTGGACCACACGGCACCGGTCCGCCTATCTGCGCGACGCGCTCGCCGCAGCCGACCCGCGGGTCGACTTCTCGCGGTACGACGTCGTCTACTTCGTCGCCGACCCGGACGCCCCCGGTGTGGACTCCGACGCCACGAAGGTCGTCAACCTGGACACCCCGCTGCAGGCGGACGGCACCGACATCCGCCGGGTCGTCACCGTGTTCGAGGAGCATCCCCCGGACCGGCTGGTCCTCGCCCACGAGACCGGCCACGTCTTCGACCTCCCCGACCTCTACCACCGGCCCGTGGACGGCAAGGGCGACTGGGACACCCACGTCGGTGACTGGGACCTGATGGGAAGCCAGTTCGCCCTCGCCCCCGACCTGTTCGGCTGGCACAAATGGAAGCTGGGCTGGCTGGAGCCCCGGCAGGTGCGGTGCGTACAGGGCACGGGACCGGTACGGCTGACGCTGGAACCGCTCGCGGTGGGGCCCGGGGTGCCGACGACGGGTGCCGCCGGCGCGCCGGCCTTCGGGCTGGGCCGGGGCACCAAGCTCGCGCTGGTGCGCACCGGCCCGGACACCGTGCTCGCCTTCGAAGTGCGGGCACCCGTCGGCGACGACGCGGAGGCCTGCCGGTCGGGGGTGCTGGTGTACCGGGTGCACGGCACGACCCGGTCCGGTGAGGGACCCGTCCAGGTGATCGACGCCCACCCGCACACGGAGGCCTGCTGGAGGGACTCGGTCTACCCGGCCCTCGCGGACGCCCCGGTCGCCCTCGGTGAGAGCTTCACGGTGCCGGGGGACGGCGTACGGGTGGAGGTGGAGGGGCGTACCGCCTCGGGGGCCTGGACGGTGCAGATCGGCGTGGGCCGGGGCGACGGCGGAGGCGCAGACGCGTAA
- a CDS encoding bifunctional DNA primase/polymerase — translation MSSARKAPDLSGVTDATDITPDGAAWLASAGTYPRSTLSLWEERPDAPVVLPCGSVFDVVSTPSTLGRRMLDRMWDEGPGSGPVAGFRGRMLLFAAPGTAQRLPALLESEEWDARDRGPGEAGRTGGVPPLLCHGTGDAVTVPAPAPGAGTAGSGSRWLVAPDIRHPWLPGPEVLLWAVVRAARAAVRISIFPPTDQGANVYDVSRRR, via the coding sequence ATGAGCAGTGCACGCAAGGCCCCCGACCTCAGCGGCGTCACCGATGCCACGGACATCACCCCGGACGGTGCCGCCTGGCTCGCCTCCGCGGGAACGTATCCGCGCAGCACTCTCTCCCTCTGGGAGGAGCGGCCGGACGCGCCGGTCGTGCTGCCCTGCGGCTCCGTCTTCGACGTGGTGAGCACTCCCTCCACCCTCGGGCGCCGGATGCTGGACCGGATGTGGGACGAGGGGCCTGGCTCCGGCCCGGTGGCCGGGTTCCGCGGCCGGATGCTGCTGTTCGCGGCGCCCGGCACCGCCCAGCGGCTCCCCGCGCTGCTGGAGTCGGAGGAGTGGGACGCCCGCGACAGGGGCCCCGGGGAGGCCGGCCGTACGGGCGGGGTCCCGCCGCTGCTGTGCCACGGCACCGGTGACGCGGTGACCGTGCCGGCCCCGGCTCCCGGCGCCGGCACGGCCGGCTCCGGCTCGCGCTGGCTGGTGGCCCCGGACATACGTCACCCCTGGCTGCCGGGTCCGGAGGTGCTGCTCTGGGCGGTCGTACGAGCGGCCCGCGCGGCCGTGCGGATATCGATTTTTCCTCCCACCGATCAGGGTGCTAATGTCTACGACGTCAGCAGGCGCCGCTAG
- a CDS encoding AAA family ATPase translates to MTASVREAGPDPGAAAAQATDAILRDTLHGTERGVVVDSPPGAGKSTLVVRAALELADAGRPLMVVAQTNAQVDDLVLRLAEKNPGLPVGRLHSSDTDPYDKALDGLDNVRKSAKASDLAGLGVVISTAAKWAHVKGVEPWAHAIVDEAYQMRSDALLAVAGLFERALFVGDPGQLDPFSIVGSEQWAGLSYDPSASAVTTLLAHNPELPQHRLPVSWRLPASAAPLVSDAFYPYTPFRSGTGHGDRRLALGVPSNGSGPDRVIDEAAASGWGLLELPARHTPRTDPEAVRALALVVRRLLDRQGASLSERAEDAVPLTADRIAVGTAHRDQAAAVRAALAGLGAADVTVDTANRLQGREFDVTVVLHPLSGRPDATAFHLETGRLCVLASRHRHACIVVCRAGVDELLDAYPSTEPVQLGTLVKFPDGWEANHAVLAHLAHHRITWQP, encoded by the coding sequence GTGACCGCCTCTGTGCGGGAAGCCGGTCCCGACCCCGGCGCAGCCGCCGCCCAAGCCACCGACGCGATCCTGCGCGACACCCTGCACGGCACCGAGCGCGGCGTGGTCGTCGACTCCCCGCCCGGCGCCGGCAAGTCCACGCTCGTGGTCCGCGCGGCGCTGGAACTGGCCGACGCGGGCCGCCCGTTGATGGTGGTGGCGCAGACCAACGCCCAGGTGGACGACCTGGTGCTGCGGCTCGCGGAGAAGAACCCCGGGCTGCCGGTCGGCCGGCTGCACAGCAGTGACACCGATCCGTACGACAAGGCGCTGGACGGGCTGGACAACGTCCGCAAGTCGGCGAAGGCGTCCGACCTCGCGGGGCTCGGCGTGGTCATCTCGACGGCCGCCAAGTGGGCGCACGTCAAGGGCGTCGAGCCGTGGGCGCACGCGATCGTCGACGAGGCATACCAGATGCGCTCGGACGCGCTGCTCGCCGTGGCCGGACTGTTCGAGCGGGCGCTGTTCGTGGGAGATCCGGGGCAGTTGGACCCGTTCTCGATCGTGGGCAGCGAGCAGTGGGCGGGGCTGTCGTACGACCCGTCCGCGTCCGCCGTGACCACACTGCTCGCGCACAATCCCGAGCTGCCGCAGCACCGGCTGCCGGTGTCGTGGCGGCTGCCCGCCTCGGCGGCGCCCCTGGTGTCGGACGCGTTCTATCCGTATACGCCCTTCCGCAGCGGCACCGGCCACGGCGACCGGCGGCTCGCGCTCGGGGTGCCGTCAAACGGTTCGGGGCCCGACCGGGTGATCGACGAGGCCGCCGCGTCGGGCTGGGGGCTGCTGGAGCTGCCCGCCCGGCACACCCCGCGCACGGATCCGGAGGCGGTGCGGGCGCTGGCGCTGGTCGTGCGCCGGCTGCTGGACCGGCAGGGCGCGTCGCTCTCGGAACGGGCCGAGGACGCGGTGCCGCTCACCGCCGACCGGATCGCCGTGGGCACCGCGCACCGCGACCAGGCGGCGGCGGTACGGGCGGCGCTGGCCGGGCTGGGGGCGGCGGACGTCACCGTGGACACGGCGAACCGGCTCCAGGGGCGTGAGTTCGACGTCACGGTGGTGCTGCACCCGTTGTCCGGTCGTCCCGACGCCACGGCCTTCCATCTGGAGACGGGCCGGCTGTGCGTGCTGGCCTCCCGGCACCGGCATGCCTGCATCGTGGTGTGCCGCGCGGGCGTCGACGAGCTGCTGGACGCCTACCCGTCGACGGAACCGGTCCAGCTGGGCACCCTCGTGAAGTTCCCGGACGGCTGGGAGGCCAACCACGCCGTCCTGGCCCACCTCGCACACCACCGAATCACCTGGCAGCCCTGA
- a CDS encoding phosphatase PAP2 family protein, which translates to MPHRETPGTEGAPATRLRWWTELPLILLVYACYSAGRVFVRGDVTDAVNHGLAILRIEQALHLNAEHPLNRLLTREPWLGIPADFWYASLHYLVTPALLVWLFRSRAVHFRAARTWLMTSTFIGLIGFTLLPTCPPRLLDASHGFVDTMAQYSSYGWWAGEASAPRGLGGLTNQYAAMPSLHVGWALWCGVVLWRHGGTRLARTAGVVYPLVTLVVVMGTANHYFLDAVAGAAVMGAGLLLTPVVLRNADRAKAVVLPRLAPQFAPQFAPQFARRSAPAEVASSVPGSPIVSAGCQTSAGEQFPRQWQQQLEPRFTPGTEPDVSPPARGEDDRTAAVPAR; encoded by the coding sequence ATGCCGCACCGCGAGACACCGGGTACCGAAGGGGCCCCGGCGACCCGGCTGCGCTGGTGGACCGAGCTGCCGCTGATCCTTCTCGTGTACGCCTGCTACTCGGCGGGACGGGTGTTCGTCCGGGGTGACGTCACCGACGCCGTGAACCACGGTCTGGCGATCCTGCGCATCGAACAGGCGCTGCATCTCAACGCCGAGCACCCGCTGAACCGGCTCCTCACCCGCGAACCGTGGCTCGGGATCCCGGCCGACTTCTGGTACGCGTCGCTGCACTACCTGGTGACGCCCGCGCTCCTGGTCTGGCTGTTCCGCTCCCGCGCGGTGCACTTCCGTGCCGCCCGCACCTGGCTGATGACGTCGACGTTCATCGGGCTGATCGGCTTCACCCTGCTGCCCACCTGCCCGCCCCGGCTGCTCGACGCGAGCCACGGCTTCGTCGACACGATGGCCCAGTACAGCTCCTACGGCTGGTGGGCCGGCGAGGCCAGCGCCCCCAGGGGACTGGGCGGCCTGACCAACCAGTACGCGGCGATGCCGAGCCTGCACGTGGGCTGGGCCCTGTGGTGCGGCGTGGTCCTGTGGCGGCACGGCGGTACGCGGTTGGCGAGGACGGCCGGTGTCGTCTACCCACTGGTGACGCTCGTTGTGGTGATGGGCACCGCCAACCACTACTTCCTCGACGCGGTCGCGGGCGCCGCCGTGATGGGCGCCGGACTGCTGCTCACGCCGGTCGTGCTGCGGAACGCGGACCGGGCGAAGGCCGTCGTACTGCCGCGTCTCGCACCGCAGTTCGCACCGCAGTTCGCACCGCAGTTCGCACGACGTTCCGCACCGGCCGAAGTGGCCTCGTCCGTCCCGGGTTCCCCGATTGTCAGTGCCGGATGCCAGACTTCCGCGGGTGAGCAATTTCCACGGCAGTGGCAGCAGCAGCTCGAGCCACGGTTCACCCCCGGAACCGAGCCGGACGTCTCCCCTCCAGCCCGGGGAGAAGACGACCGGACAGCTGCGGTACCGGCTCGCTGA
- a CDS encoding histidine phosphatase family protein, with product MAPRMLLARHGQTAWSLSGKHTGRTDVPLLEEGRRGAKLLGERLHRPPYDGMPDVEVRASPLARARETCELAGFGERAQPWDTLMEWHYGAYEGLTPAEIQAGRPGWLIWRDGVPEGESLAEVTARADEVVTWARSADRDVLVFAHGHILRSIGARWLGLPLGFAARIRLSPTSLSVLGWAYGEPAVESWNDLGHLAG from the coding sequence ATGGCACCGCGCATGCTGCTGGCCCGGCACGGACAGACGGCGTGGTCGCTGTCCGGCAAGCACACCGGCAGGACCGACGTGCCGCTGCTGGAGGAGGGCCGGCGGGGCGCCAAGCTGCTCGGGGAACGCCTGCACCGCCCGCCGTACGACGGGATGCCGGACGTCGAGGTGCGCGCCAGCCCGCTTGCCCGCGCGCGCGAGACCTGCGAACTCGCCGGGTTCGGTGAGCGCGCGCAGCCCTGGGACACCCTCATGGAGTGGCACTACGGCGCCTACGAGGGCCTGACCCCCGCGGAGATACAGGCGGGCCGCCCCGGCTGGCTGATCTGGCGGGACGGTGTCCCCGAGGGGGAGAGCCTCGCCGAGGTGACGGCCCGCGCGGACGAGGTGGTCACCTGGGCGCGCTCCGCCGACCGGGACGTCCTGGTCTTCGCCCACGGGCACATCCTGCGCTCCATCGGTGCCCGCTGGCTGGGGCTGCCGCTCGGCTTCGCCGCCCGCATCCGCCTCAGCCCGACCTCCCTGTCGGTCCTGGGCTGGGCGTACGGGGAACCGGCCGTCGAGAGCTGGAACGACCTGGGACACCTGGCGGGCTGA
- a CDS encoding spermidine synthase, whose amino-acid sequence MGRTRNSGRGQAAAAVVVESVDGGTARLVPDRERPRAWTLLIDDAPQSYVDLDDPAYLSFAYQRRLGHVIDTVAPAGRPLQAVHLGGGAFTLARYVAATRPRSTQQVVERDAKLVRLVRRELPPDPRARIRVRSVDAREGLAKVADGGAGLVVADVFSGARTPAHLTSTEFLDDVRRALAPGGVYAANLADGPPLAHLRGQIATAAARFAELALIADPAVLRGKRFGNAVLVASDAPLPLAELTRRAACDPHPGRVQHGPELRDFTGGATPVTDLAAVASPAPPASVFR is encoded by the coding sequence ATGGGAAGGACCAGGAACTCCGGGCGCGGGCAGGCCGCCGCCGCCGTCGTCGTCGAGAGCGTCGACGGGGGGACCGCCCGGCTCGTCCCCGACCGGGAGCGCCCGAGGGCGTGGACGCTGCTGATCGACGACGCCCCGCAGTCGTACGTCGACCTGGACGATCCCGCGTACCTCTCCTTCGCGTACCAGCGGCGGCTCGGACACGTCATCGACACCGTCGCGCCGGCCGGCCGGCCCCTGCAGGCGGTGCATCTCGGAGGCGGCGCGTTCACCCTCGCCCGGTACGTCGCCGCCACCCGGCCCCGGTCCACCCAGCAGGTCGTCGAGCGGGACGCCAAGCTGGTGCGACTGGTCCGCCGGGAGCTGCCGCCGGACCCCAGAGCGCGGATCAGGGTGCGCTCGGTGGACGCCCGCGAAGGGCTCGCGAAGGTGGCGGACGGAGGGGCAGGCCTCGTCGTCGCCGACGTGTTCAGCGGCGCCCGCACCCCCGCCCACCTGACCTCGACCGAGTTCCTGGACGACGTCCGCAGGGCCCTCGCCCCCGGCGGGGTCTACGCCGCCAACCTCGCCGACGGGCCGCCGCTGGCCCATCTGCGCGGCCAGATCGCCACCGCCGCCGCCCGGTTCGCCGAACTCGCGCTGATCGCCGACCCGGCGGTCCTGCGCGGCAAGCGCTTCGGCAACGCCGTGCTGGTCGCCTCCGACGCGCCCCTCCCGCTCGCCGAACTGACCCGCCGCGCCGCCTGTGACCCGCACCCCGGCCGCGTCCAGCACGGCCCGGAGCTCAGGGACTTCACCGGCGGCGCCACCCCGGTCACCGACCTGGCGGCGGTCGCCTCACCGGCGCCACCGGCGTCGGTGTTCCGCTGA
- a CDS encoding response regulator transcription factor → MASVLVVEDDQFVRSALIRQLTDATHTVRSVGTALEALREVAHFRFDVVILDLGLPDLDGSEALKMLRGITDVPVIIATARDDEAEIVRLLNAGADDYLTKPFSVEHLSARMAAVLRRARSLTGEAAPSPVIRVGGLTVDPLRRQAELDGARLDLTRREFDLLAFLAGRPGVVVARKELLAEVWQQSYGDDQTIDVHLSWLRRKLGETAARPRYLHTLRGVGVKLEPPADRAPGAEQPR, encoded by the coding sequence ATGGCAAGTGTTCTCGTGGTCGAGGACGACCAGTTCGTACGATCGGCGCTCATAAGGCAGTTGACCGACGCCACGCACACCGTGCGCAGTGTGGGGACGGCGCTGGAGGCGTTGCGCGAGGTCGCCCATTTCCGGTTCGACGTCGTCATCCTGGACCTCGGGCTGCCCGACCTCGACGGCTCCGAGGCGCTGAAGATGCTGCGCGGCATCACGGACGTACCGGTGATCATCGCCACCGCGCGGGACGACGAGGCGGAGATCGTGCGGCTGTTGAACGCCGGCGCGGACGACTACCTGACCAAGCCCTTCTCGGTGGAACACCTCTCGGCCCGCATGGCGGCCGTGCTGCGCCGGGCGCGGTCCCTCACGGGGGAGGCCGCGCCGTCCCCGGTGATCCGGGTCGGCGGACTGACCGTCGACCCGCTGCGCCGCCAGGCCGAACTCGACGGGGCGCGGCTCGATCTGACCCGGCGCGAGTTCGACCTCCTCGCCTTCCTCGCCGGGCGGCCCGGGGTCGTCGTCGCCCGCAAGGAACTCCTCGCCGAGGTGTGGCAGCAGTCGTACGGTGACGACCAGACCATCGACGTCCATCTGTCCTGGCTGCGCCGGAAACTGGGGGAGACGGCCGCCCGGCCGCGCTATCTGCACACCCTGCGGGGCGTCGGCGTGAAACTGGAGCCGCCCGCCGACCGGGCCCCCGGAGCGGAGCAGCCGCGATGA